One window of the Chryseobacterium camelliae genome contains the following:
- a CDS encoding tetratricopeptide repeat protein, with product MNKQRFINKFIAAFFLLVIIKVIGILAQLFHKSFWSVVGTLMLFIVIALIFFVVLLRLEDKEKEKSASGRTRKSGSGNAYVESSLFDRIRNTYEELAQKYITENDYRKAARVYINLLRDHYRGAKALEEGGWYSEAAVIYLKKLKNKPEAAHCYEKARQYRKAIDLYKELGQKEKVGDLYLEMNDRNHANAYYQMVVDDYVSNNQMVKGSLIYRKKMNLPDQAQEILLKGWEENRDAFNCLNNYFAQITDVEKLQEQIQELYYKTPSDRKIIYLEAMKHEFKKAPELHAATRTIAYEIIAEKIATHSEIVNELKHFNPKDEIILKDISRYKTGRNRILKGG from the coding sequence ATGAATAAGCAGAGGTTTATCAATAAATTCATCGCAGCATTTTTCCTTCTGGTCATCATTAAGGTCATCGGGATCCTGGCACAGCTGTTCCACAAGAGCTTCTGGAGTGTTGTAGGTACATTGATGCTGTTCATTGTGATTGCCCTGATCTTTTTCGTTGTCCTGCTCCGGCTGGAAGATAAAGAAAAAGAAAAAAGTGCATCCGGACGTACCAGGAAATCCGGCAGTGGGAATGCCTATGTGGAATCTTCCCTTTTCGACAGGATAAGGAATACTTATGAAGAGCTTGCCCAGAAATACATCACAGAAAACGACTATAGGAAAGCGGCCAGGGTCTACATCAACCTGCTCCGGGACCATTACCGCGGCGCCAAAGCACTGGAAGAAGGGGGATGGTACAGTGAAGCGGCTGTTATTTACCTTAAAAAACTCAAAAATAAACCTGAGGCCGCCCATTGCTACGAAAAGGCCAGACAGTACCGGAAAGCCATTGATCTTTATAAAGAACTCGGCCAGAAAGAAAAAGTAGGGGACCTGTATCTGGAAATGAATGACCGTAACCATGCCAATGCCTATTATCAGATGGTTGTAGATGATTATGTCAGCAACAACCAGATGGTAAAAGGTTCGCTGATCTACCGGAAAAAAATGAACCTGCCGGATCAGGCTCAGGAAATCCTGCTCAAAGGCTGGGAAGAAAACCGCGATGCCTTTAACTGCCTGAATAACTATTTTGCCCAAATTACTGATGTTGAAAAGCTTCAGGAGCAGATTCAGGAACTCTACTACAAGACTCCTTCAGATCGTAAAATCATTTACCTGGAAGCCATGAAGCATGAATTCAAAAAAGCTCCAGAACTTCATGCAGCTACCAGAACTATCGCCTATGAGATTATCGCTGAAAAAATAGCGACTCATTCAGAAATCGTGAATGAACTGAAACATTTCAATCCTAAAGATGAGATCATCCTGAAGGATATTTCGAGGTATAAGACGGGTAGGAACAGGATATTGAAGGGTGGGTGA
- a CDS encoding ribonuclease H-like YkuK family protein — protein METQQETWQNMTGKIFRSPITQLVEEAIIREQAQGYRLKVCVGSDSHVYGDAINYATAVVLIREGKGAFTFIRKEREIQRISIKERMLNEVNKSVAIAYAICAVLDAYGVEMEVHADINTDPDFKSNAALKDAMGYILGMGYVFKAKPFAFASSNCADLMV, from the coding sequence ATGGAAACGCAACAAGAAACCTGGCAGAACATGACCGGAAAGATTTTCCGCAGTCCTATCACACAGCTGGTAGAAGAAGCCATCATCCGTGAACAGGCTCAGGGGTACCGTCTGAAAGTATGTGTGGGATCAGATTCCCATGTTTACGGAGATGCTATTAATTATGCAACGGCCGTAGTCCTGATTCGTGAGGGAAAAGGAGCGTTTACCTTTATCAGGAAAGAAAGAGAGATCCAGCGGATCAGCATCAAAGAACGGATGCTGAATGAAGTTAACAAATCTGTCGCAATTGCCTATGCAATCTGTGCCGTTCTGGATGCTTACGGAGTAGAAATGGAGGTACACGCGGACATCAATACCGACCCGGATTTTAAATCCAATGCAGCCTTAAAAGATGCTATGGGATATATTCTGGGGATGGGGTACGTATTCAAAGCAAAACCTTTTGCCTTCGCGAGTTCCAATTGCGCTGATTTGATGGTGTAA
- a CDS encoding cyclic-phosphate processing receiver domain-containing protein encodes MKITKRFIFLDDIRDPVDVYPYTKEGIFLRNDWCIVRNYEQFTGSILEKGLPAMISFDHDLADEHYIKPDSQEYIEKTGYDCAKWLVEYCMDHILDLPEFYCHSMNPVGKDNIERLLNNFKNR; translated from the coding sequence ATGAAAATAACAAAAAGATTCATATTTCTGGATGATATACGAGATCCTGTTGACGTATACCCATATACTAAAGAGGGTATTTTCCTGAGGAATGACTGGTGTATTGTACGGAACTATGAGCAGTTTACCGGCAGTATCCTTGAGAAAGGACTTCCCGCAATGATTTCATTCGACCATGACCTGGCTGATGAGCATTATATAAAGCCTGATAGTCAGGAGTATATTGAAAAGACAGGATATGATTGCGCCAAATGGCTGGTAGAATATTGCATGGATCATATTTTAGATCTTCCCGAATTTTACTGCCATTCCATGAATCCTGTTGGAAAGGACAATATAGAACGTCTCTTGAATAATTTTAAAAACAGGTGA
- a CDS encoding 3'-5' exonuclease, with protein MNHIIVIDLEATCWEYDRIPAGQKTDIIEIGICELNKSTKAISRKQSIYVIPERSKISTFCTGLTGITPKLIKEKGIRFEEACEKIRDEYHPEMLTWAGFGAFDREQMMQQCDYLGIENPFSGNYLNIMHLFRNYNGLYKMMGLKRALKALNMSFEGHHHSGADDAYNAARILREILQ; from the coding sequence ATGAACCATATAATCGTTATCGATCTGGAAGCTACCTGCTGGGAATATGACAGGATTCCTGCGGGGCAGAAGACTGATATCATAGAAATAGGAATCTGCGAACTGAATAAATCAACAAAAGCAATTTCTAGGAAACAAAGCATCTATGTCATTCCCGAAAGATCCAAAATCAGTACTTTCTGTACCGGGCTCACCGGAATTACCCCGAAGCTGATTAAAGAGAAAGGAATCCGTTTTGAAGAAGCCTGTGAAAAAATAAGGGATGAGTACCATCCTGAAATGCTTACCTGGGCAGGCTTTGGCGCTTTCGACCGGGAACAGATGATGCAGCAGTGCGATTATCTGGGCATTGAAAACCCTTTTTCAGGAAACTACCTCAATATCATGCACCTGTTCAGAAATTATAACGGGCTGTATAAGATGATGGGACTGAAAAGAGCCCTGAAAGCTCTGAACATGAGTTTTGAAGGCCATCACCACAGCGGAGCGGATGATGCCTATAATGCGGCCAGGATTTTACGTGAGATCCTGCAGTAA
- a CDS encoding 3'-5' exonuclease, which yields MKHIKKVNTTDHILIIDLEATCWNDRTPKGQQSEIIEIGVCLMDARTGKVLQSEGILVKPRFSTVSPFCTELTSITQQMLDDEGIMLGDAFDILRAEYNSEHLTWASYGNYDLNMLKDQSAKFRVDYPLSDDHMNVKTLFAQLHPTVRKSVGMARALGELNFRLEGIHHRGMDDARNIAKILYWCLQQK from the coding sequence ATGAAACATATAAAAAAAGTGAACACAACAGACCATATATTGATCATAGACCTTGAAGCGACGTGCTGGAATGACCGCACTCCGAAAGGTCAGCAAAGTGAAATTATAGAAATCGGAGTTTGCCTGATGGATGCCAGAACCGGTAAAGTCTTACAGAGCGAAGGCATCCTGGTGAAACCCCGGTTTTCAACAGTAAGCCCGTTCTGTACCGAACTGACTTCCATCACGCAGCAGATGCTGGATGATGAAGGAATAATGCTGGGAGATGCTTTTGATATCCTTCGTGCAGAATACAATTCCGAGCACCTTACCTGGGCAAGTTATGGAAATTACGATCTGAATATGCTTAAGGACCAGTCAGCTAAGTTCCGGGTGGATTATCCCCTGAGTGACGACCACATGAATGTAAAAACTTTATTCGCCCAATTGCATCCTACGGTTCGCAAAAGTGTAGGAATGGCCAGAGCGCTGGGAGAATTGAATTTCAGATTGGAAGGCATACATCACAGAGGTATGGATGATGCCAGGAATATTGCAAAGATTCTGTACTGGTGTCTGCAGCAGAAATAA
- a CDS encoding transposase has protein sequence MLYKEIHIGQFIKERVAEQEITMERVCNFLKKDEEFIENVYESKSIDTDLLLRWSKLLEYDFFRLYSSHLILYAPPSAVKKDAKKSDKIPYFRKNIYTQEIKNFILKRIQSGEMNQTEIIREYSIPKSTLHRWLQKNTDTNV, from the coding sequence ATGTTATATAAAGAAATACATATAGGGCAATTCATTAAAGAAAGAGTTGCAGAGCAGGAAATAACAATGGAAAGAGTATGTAATTTCCTCAAGAAAGACGAAGAGTTTATTGAAAACGTATATGAAAGCAAATCAATAGATACAGACCTGCTCCTTAGATGGAGCAAGCTGCTGGAATACGATTTCTTCAGGTTATACAGCTCCCACCTCATCCTGTACGCCCCGCCTTCTGCCGTAAAGAAAGATGCCAAGAAGTCTGACAAGATCCCATACTTCAGAAAAAATATTTACACCCAGGAGATCAAAAATTTCATCCTCAAACGCATCCAGTCGGGAGAGATGAATCAGACAGAGATCATCAGGGAGTATTCTATTCCAAAAAGCACGCTGCACCGCTGGCTGCAAAAAAATACCGATACTAACGTTTAA
- a CDS encoding LamG-like jellyroll fold domain-containing protein, which produces MKKISFLACLAISLCATAQTPNYVPASGLVAWWGFNGNANDSSSNGNTLTVNSATLTADRNGNANSAYAFNGTTSYLNTNALSYTFSLSGAHSISFWMKKSGNTEGVALMSGSNTSGNFIWLFQCDTTKSIYGTNKQGQSWTWVNGPAYSTTQWEHYVAVYNNQNMQLYKNGVSVGTTTNTYTNATQAAMPFYIGRAISGGYIAASIDDVGIWNRALSASEISQLYTGVLSTKEVKTSTGSIAPNPAGDFISVTIPSKGSKSYTITDMNGRKVLSGTLSEKKNIQVSELQKGNYIMEIDGAQPIKFIKK; this is translated from the coding sequence ATGAAAAAAATCTCTTTTCTTGCTTGCTTAGCTATTTCGTTATGTGCTACGGCACAAACTCCTAATTATGTTCCGGCTTCAGGTCTGGTTGCATGGTGGGGATTTAATGGCAATGCTAACGATTCCAGCTCTAACGGCAATACCCTTACGGTAAATAGCGCAACCCTTACTGCCGACCGTAACGGAAATGCCAATTCAGCCTATGCATTTAACGGTACCACGAGTTACCTGAATACCAATGCACTCTCCTATACCTTTTCGTTATCCGGAGCCCATTCTATTTCTTTCTGGATGAAAAAGTCCGGAAATACTGAAGGGGTCGCCCTTATGAGCGGGTCCAACACAAGCGGGAATTTTATCTGGCTTTTTCAGTGTGACACTACAAAATCAATTTACGGAACCAACAAACAGGGACAATCCTGGACATGGGTGAATGGACCTGCTTATTCCACTACACAATGGGAACATTATGTAGCAGTATACAACAACCAGAATATGCAGCTTTATAAAAACGGTGTTTCGGTAGGGACTACAACCAACACCTACACCAATGCTACCCAGGCTGCAATGCCATTCTATATCGGCAGGGCGATCAGCGGAGGGTACATTGCCGCCAGCATTGATGATGTGGGGATATGGAACAGGGCGTTAAGTGCTTCAGAAATCAGCCAGCTCTACACTGGAGTTTTATCCACTAAAGAAGTGAAAACTTCAACTGGAAGTATCGCACCGAATCCGGCCGGTGACTTTATCAGTGTTACTATACCTTCCAAAGGCTCAAAAAGCTATACCATTACTGACATGAACGGAAGGAAAGTATTATCAGGAACTCTTTCCGAAAAAAAGAATATCCAGGTTTCAGAACTTCAAAAAGGGAACTACATTATGGAAATAGATGGCGCTCAGCCGATTAAATTCATCAAAAAATAA
- a CDS encoding TerC family protein, which produces MDKHQSILELHPGLVWGFAVTVIIMLLLDLGVFNKKSHEVSSKEATIWSVVWISLSMVFSGVVYWVYNSDLGPGSHALAVEKFTQYQAAYWIEKALSVDNLFVFILVFGFFKVPRYLHHKVLFWGIIGALIFRAIFIFAGVGLIKITYLPEMNIFGHPVKINAVMTLFGIFLVYAGIKSWGGGKDNEDEDYSNTPGARLIKRFWKVSDRYVGDKFFTVQNGVKMATPLLVVVAVIEFTDVLFAVDSIPAIFAISNDPFILYTSNIFAILGLRSLYFLLANFIHMFSKLPYGLAVILTFIGIKMLMAPWVHIPSPVSLGIVGGVLVISVLLSIIFPDKENTEKSH; this is translated from the coding sequence GTGGACAAACATCAAAGTATTTTAGAGCTGCATCCTGGCTTGGTCTGGGGATTTGCAGTGACTGTGATTATTATGCTGCTCCTGGACCTGGGAGTGTTCAATAAAAAAAGCCATGAAGTTTCTTCAAAGGAAGCTACCATATGGTCTGTGGTGTGGATCTCACTGTCAATGGTGTTTTCAGGTGTTGTGTATTGGGTGTATAATTCAGATTTAGGTCCAGGCAGCCATGCCCTGGCTGTTGAGAAATTTACCCAGTATCAGGCTGCTTATTGGATTGAAAAGGCGCTTTCCGTTGATAATCTCTTTGTATTTATTCTCGTATTCGGATTTTTTAAGGTCCCGCGATACCTGCATCATAAAGTACTGTTCTGGGGCATCATCGGGGCACTGATTTTCAGAGCCATCTTCATTTTTGCCGGAGTCGGGCTGATCAAGATAACGTATTTGCCGGAAATGAATATTTTTGGTCATCCCGTTAAAATTAATGCAGTAATGACGTTATTCGGGATATTTCTCGTGTACGCAGGTATAAAGTCCTGGGGCGGGGGAAAAGATAACGAGGATGAAGATTACAGCAATACGCCGGGAGCCAGGTTAATTAAAAGATTCTGGAAAGTATCTGATAGGTATGTAGGTGATAAATTCTTTACGGTTCAGAATGGTGTGAAAATGGCCACTCCGTTACTGGTCGTGGTAGCAGTCATTGAATTTACGGATGTATTGTTCGCCGTGGATTCCATTCCGGCTATTTTTGCAATTTCCAATGATCCGTTTATCCTGTATACGTCAAACATATTTGCCATTCTGGGACTGAGGTCCTTATATTTCCTGCTGGCTAACTTTATCCATATGTTCAGCAAGTTGCCTTATGGGTTGGCTGTTATTCTTACCTTCATCGGAATCAAGATGCTCATGGCACCATGGGTTCATATTCCGTCTCCCGTTTCATTGGGAATTGTAGGTGGTGTCCTGGTGATATCAGTGCTCCTGTCCATTATATTTCCTGATAAAGAAAATACCGAAAAGTCACATTAA
- a CDS encoding TetR/AcrR family transcriptional regulator, whose protein sequence is MKSPRERILDTTFVLFAGQGYNSTGINQIIAEAGVAKASFYQHFKSKENLCIEFLKVRHQYWFSEMQNFSSQSHDAVSKVLNAFDFLVYVNEKENFRGCSFLNILSEIPTDHTRILSVIQSHKSDLRKYFSNLLKDGILSDHVYLLFESSITESQVFRSNELIEKSKNIVTHLIS, encoded by the coding sequence ATGAAATCTCCAAGGGAAAGAATTCTCGATACCACATTCGTTTTGTTTGCCGGACAAGGCTATAACTCTACAGGAATCAACCAGATCATTGCTGAGGCAGGCGTAGCTAAAGCCAGTTTTTACCAGCACTTTAAGTCTAAGGAAAACTTATGCATCGAATTCCTGAAGGTAAGGCATCAGTATTGGTTCAGTGAAATGCAGAATTTTTCAAGTCAGTCCCATGATGCCGTTTCGAAGGTGCTCAATGCTTTTGATTTCTTAGTCTATGTGAATGAAAAGGAAAATTTCAGGGGCTGCAGTTTTCTTAATATCCTTTCGGAGATCCCTACAGATCATACCAGGATCCTGAGTGTGATCCAATCCCATAAATCTGACCTCAGAAAATATTTTTCAAACCTTTTGAAGGATGGTATCCTTTCAGATCACGTCTATCTGCTTTTTGAGAGCAGCATTACCGAAAGCCAGGTATTCAGATCGAATGAGCTCATTGAAAAATCAAAAAATATAGTTACTCATTTAATATCTTAA
- a CDS encoding nuclear transport factor 2 family protein, with protein MEQKHPLPPFTTETAKEKIQMAEDAWNSCDPVKVSKAYTESSEWRNRDTFITGREEIILFLKKKWEKEHHYKLRKEYWAHTENRIAVRFEYEYQAADGNWFRAYGNENWEFDENGLMAKRYASINDVAITEEERKFK; from the coding sequence ATGGAACAGAAACATCCGCTTCCGCCGTTTACCACAGAAACGGCAAAAGAAAAAATCCAGATGGCAGAAGATGCCTGGAACAGCTGCGATCCTGTGAAGGTTTCAAAAGCATATACTGAAAGCAGTGAATGGAGAAACAGGGATACGTTTATTACCGGAAGAGAAGAAATCATACTTTTCCTGAAGAAAAAATGGGAGAAGGAACATCATTATAAACTCAGGAAAGAATATTGGGCACATACGGAAAACCGGATTGCCGTCCGTTTCGAATACGAGTATCAGGCCGCAGACGGAAATTGGTTCAGAGCCTACGGAAACGAAAACTGGGAATTTGATGAAAACGGACTGATGGCCAAACGATATGCAAGCATCAATGATGTAGCGATCACAGAAGAGGAACGGAAATTCAAATAG
- a CDS encoding catalase: MPEPLRYNRKFDELTEREKVLLEINKKSIADFVEQSSSVSDVNYATRNAHAKTYAVAKGRFQISDSVPEFLQPFFDKKAYDIRVRLSNAHPKIMKKGKDIPAYGFAVKIMNDHGSTIANYPLVNFPLFPINSVSTFLKLFTYVNRSFIKKLNLFAAAAQFLKVMPCFFTIPFLKNAVQLMMKKNHFMLSFSYHSVGAYRLGDHMAKIKLVPKSVEKHFGKSMKQRLSVEAYLTDHTFSADVYIQLCYDLKNQPVNRLNVEWKNSPFIKIGVVTIDQGSLLDPRECSNELLSFNPFESKNVFQPVGRIQRLREEAYQVSVQTRRKINKLLHGV; this comes from the coding sequence ATGCCAGAGCCGTTAAGATATAACAGGAAATTTGATGAACTGACAGAGAGGGAAAAGGTACTTCTTGAAATCAACAAAAAAAGTATTGCAGATTTTGTAGAGCAGTCTTCATCTGTAAGCGATGTTAATTATGCTACCCGGAACGCCCATGCTAAAACCTATGCTGTAGCTAAGGGACGTTTCCAGATCTCAGACTCTGTCCCGGAATTCCTGCAGCCCTTTTTTGATAAGAAGGCATATGATATCCGAGTAAGGCTTTCCAATGCCCATCCTAAAATAATGAAAAAGGGGAAAGATATTCCTGCGTATGGCTTTGCCGTGAAAATTATGAATGACCACGGAAGCACCATCGCCAATTATCCATTGGTTAACTTCCCGTTATTCCCCATTAATTCTGTCAGCACTTTTCTGAAACTGTTCACCTACGTCAACCGGTCTTTCATAAAAAAACTGAACCTGTTTGCAGCAGCGGCCCAGTTTTTAAAGGTGATGCCGTGTTTTTTTACCATACCGTTTCTCAAAAATGCAGTCCAGCTGATGATGAAGAAAAATCATTTTATGCTTTCTTTCAGTTATCATTCCGTAGGAGCATACCGGTTGGGTGACCATATGGCCAAAATAAAACTGGTTCCGAAGTCTGTAGAAAAACATTTCGGGAAATCAATGAAGCAGAGGCTTTCGGTTGAGGCTTATTTAACAGACCATACTTTTTCTGCTGATGTCTATATCCAGCTTTGCTATGATCTTAAAAACCAGCCGGTCAACAGGCTGAACGTAGAATGGAAAAATTCACCCTTTATAAAAATAGGGGTAGTTACGATAGATCAGGGTTCACTGCTTGACCCTCGGGAGTGCAGTAATGAACTGCTTTCATTCAACCCGTTTGAAAGCAAAAATGTCTTCCAGCCCGTAGGAAGAATACAGAGGCTTCGTGAAGAGGCCTACCAGGTTTCTGTACAGACCAGAAGGAAAATCAACAAACTCCTGCATGGGGTATAA
- a CDS encoding FKBP-type peptidyl-prolyl cis-trans isomerase gives MGVSDILQKRKKEQAEKNLKDGNEYREEYGKRESVVTLPSGLQYEIITEGDGAKPGPKSTVKCHYHGTTISGKIFDSSVKRGQPASFPLNRVIAGWTEALQLMAVGSKWRLIIPPHLAYGDQQISKEIGPNSTLVFEVELLDIK, from the coding sequence ATGGGAGTATCCGATATATTACAGAAGCGCAAAAAAGAACAGGCTGAAAAAAACCTCAAAGACGGAAATGAATACAGGGAAGAATATGGTAAAAGGGAATCTGTGGTTACTTTGCCGAGCGGGCTGCAGTATGAAATCATTACGGAAGGAGACGGCGCCAAGCCGGGTCCGAAATCTACTGTAAAATGCCATTACCATGGGACAACTATTTCCGGGAAAATCTTCGATAGCTCTGTAAAAAGAGGCCAGCCGGCATCGTTTCCTCTGAACAGGGTGATCGCCGGATGGACGGAAGCCCTTCAGCTGATGGCTGTAGGAAGCAAATGGAGACTTATTATTCCGCCGCACCTTGCCTACGGAGATCAGCAGATCAGCAAGGAAATAGGGCCGAACAGCACCCTGGTTTTCGAAGTGGAACTCCTCGATATTAAATAA
- a CDS encoding helix-turn-helix domain-containing protein, protein MSELKKIREAQHLTQEELAVKSGLSVRTIQRIESGTIPRGYTLKTLASSLSIPEEDLLIPAAPAEIKNDEPAPVLEKAEAANDTAVKTINLSSLPVAWFPVANFLLPLLLLYCLKEKSSLAKQIISLQIFLSVILPVIFMLVVFLKLGHASVTFTMILLTLVNIYIILRNAYEIDRKQKLFYKLNFSLL, encoded by the coding sequence ATGTCGGAATTAAAGAAAATCAGGGAAGCGCAGCATTTGACACAGGAAGAACTGGCGGTAAAGTCCGGCCTTTCAGTCAGGACCATCCAGCGGATCGAATCAGGGACTATTCCCAGAGGGTATACCCTGAAAACATTGGCTTCCAGCCTCAGTATTCCCGAAGAAGATTTACTGATCCCGGCTGCTCCTGCGGAAATAAAAAATGATGAACCGGCTCCGGTACTGGAGAAAGCAGAAGCTGCAAATGATACCGCCGTTAAAACAATCAATCTTTCTTCACTCCCTGTGGCCTGGTTTCCGGTTGCCAATTTTCTTTTGCCGTTATTGCTGCTGTATTGTTTAAAAGAGAAATCCTCATTGGCAAAACAGATCATTTCGCTGCAGATATTTTTATCCGTCATTTTGCCGGTTATCTTTATGCTGGTGGTTTTTCTGAAGCTCGGCCATGCCTCCGTTACATTCACTATGATCCTGCTGACCCTTGTTAATATCTATATTATCCTTAGGAATGCCTATGAGATTGACCGGAAACAGAAACTTTTTTATAAGCTGAATTTCAGTCTTCTATAA
- a CDS encoding serine hydrolase encodes MQKFALLIPVMIFLIIGSMKAQIDKNSPLFTELKKQDSLFFERGFNHCDMAYLKKSVDDDLRFYHDNGGFQDKKLFLERMKQNICSNPGQKPIRKRIEKSIEVFPLYSNGNLYGAIQSGEHQFYIREKNKEDVLGGQAKFTTVWIKKEDRWTISDILSYNHHEPGKSEVMDNLEQLLKDNRIPTLGLGIIENGKLTQIRVMGTLDGKATASVNSLFNVASLTKPVTAMIALRLVSLGKWNLDEPLDHYWTDPDIAHDPRHKLLTTRLILSHQTGFPNWRWQTKDQKLSFGFDPGTRYQYSGEGFEYLRKALENKFHKNLEQLAEEFIFQPLDMHDTSYVWNKKKNSGKTVTGYDKNLKPYATVINTTPNAADDLMTSVEEYGHFLTAVMNNELLSPEVFKEMMTRQVQTKQDKYFGLGFEIYDLGNNEIALSHGGSDQGVNTLVFLLPKTQQGLIIFTNTDQGHTIYETLINRYLGASGKKIIQIETR; translated from the coding sequence ATGCAAAAATTTGCCCTGCTCATCCCTGTGATGATCTTCCTTATTATTGGCAGCATGAAAGCCCAGATCGATAAAAATTCACCGTTGTTTACAGAACTTAAAAAACAGGACAGCCTCTTTTTTGAACGGGGTTTTAATCATTGTGACATGGCTTACCTGAAAAAATCTGTTGATGATGATCTTAGGTTTTACCATGATAACGGAGGCTTTCAGGACAAAAAGCTGTTTCTGGAAAGAATGAAGCAGAATATCTGCTCCAATCCTGGTCAGAAGCCCATCCGTAAACGAATAGAAAAGAGCATTGAAGTTTTTCCTTTATACAGCAACGGAAACCTGTATGGAGCCATACAATCCGGGGAGCATCAGTTCTATATCCGGGAAAAAAACAAAGAAGATGTATTGGGCGGCCAGGCAAAATTTACTACCGTCTGGATCAAAAAGGAAGACAGGTGGACCATTAGCGACATTCTCAGCTATAACCATCACGAACCCGGTAAGTCGGAGGTTATGGATAATCTGGAACAATTGCTGAAAGACAACCGTATCCCAACACTAGGATTAGGCATCATTGAAAACGGAAAACTGACCCAGATACGGGTTATGGGAACTCTTGATGGCAAGGCAACAGCATCAGTTAACAGTCTTTTTAATGTAGCCTCTTTAACCAAACCGGTAACAGCCATGATTGCGTTGCGATTGGTAAGCCTTGGGAAATGGAACCTTGATGAGCCGCTTGATCACTACTGGACAGATCCGGATATCGCCCATGATCCGCGGCATAAGCTGCTGACCACACGTTTGATTTTGAGCCACCAAACCGGTTTCCCGAACTGGAGATGGCAAACTAAAGATCAAAAACTCAGTTTCGGATTCGATCCCGGAACCCGATACCAGTATTCCGGGGAAGGTTTTGAGTATCTGCGGAAAGCTTTGGAAAACAAATTCCATAAGAACCTGGAACAGTTAGCTGAAGAATTCATTTTCCAGCCGCTTGATATGCATGATACCAGTTATGTATGGAATAAAAAGAAAAACTCAGGAAAAACGGTGACAGGCTATGATAAAAACCTGAAGCCTTACGCAACGGTAATAAACACAACACCTAATGCGGCCGATGACCTGATGACTTCCGTAGAAGAGTACGGTCATTTCCTAACGGCCGTTATGAATAATGAATTGCTTTCACCCGAGGTTTTCAAGGAAATGATGACCCGGCAGGTGCAAACAAAACAGGATAAATACTTCGGGCTTGGTTTTGAAATATACGATTTGGGGAATAATGAAATTGCCCTTTCACACGGTGGTTCCGATCAGGGGGTGAATACCCTTGTTTTTCTTTTGCCGAAAACACAACAGGGCCTCATTATTTTCACCAATACTGATCAAGGGCATACCATCTATGAAACCCTGATTAACCGGTACCTCGGAGCATCAGGAAAGAAGATCATACAGATCGAAACCCGATAG
- a CDS encoding Rrf2 family transcriptional regulator, which translates to MNNTRFATAIHIMTLLADSPHDWLTSEWMAGSININPVIVRKELSVLREAGLIISRQGKEGGSRLARNAGDITISEIYAAVKNTEVLGKKNLNPNPVCPVGKDINSHLNNLFSETNKLVAEFLGNKTLQAFTDQFK; encoded by the coding sequence ATGAACAATACCAGATTTGCAACCGCAATACATATTATGACTCTACTGGCAGACAGTCCTCACGACTGGCTGACTTCTGAATGGATGGCGGGAAGCATTAACATCAATCCCGTTATCGTGCGTAAGGAATTAAGCGTTCTCAGGGAGGCCGGCCTGATCATCAGCCGCCAGGGAAAAGAAGGAGGGAGTCGTTTGGCCAGGAATGCGGGAGACATCACGATATCTGAGATTTATGCAGCAGTAAAGAATACTGAGGTACTGGGAAAGAAAAACCTGAATCCCAATCCTGTATGTCCTGTAGGAAAGGACATTAACAGCCATCTCAATAACCTGTTCAGCGAGACGAATAAACTCGTTGCAGAGTTTTTGGGTAATAAAACACTGCAGGCATTTACAGATCAGTTTAAATAA